A region of Oryzias latipes chromosome 18, ASM223467v1 DNA encodes the following proteins:
- the LOC101174900 gene encoding LOW QUALITY PROTEIN: asialoglycoprotein receptor 1 (The sequence of the model RefSeq protein was modified relative to this genomic sequence to represent the inferred CDS: deleted 1 base in 1 codon): MEDKDHYRFENEMDTSVLWLKETPPPAPGPGPSRLRFWMVPALMAGVLLVLIVVLGVYNSKTSGRLASTEGRVSNLTASVQSLNASLQHANEAIKELHRLQFSVQNHGEQLTAVSEALKHLSAVDSLSRSVAELRCSLNRLSNNGSAEDECCSLGWTQFGSSCYFFSRVSLNWNESKVWCEKQNAHLVIIITDKEWDFVTKTSIPDWYWVGLSDGRTGKWEWVNHTPYTVEHRRWRPGQPDNWVVPVLGSEDCAHLYADGLLNDLHCCRRCASSARDTPDTGSAHKPPQRRQADDQLHQRIRKTFHLSVNQQRFSGPRTGIEPVLVRFCFDVKGKSSSDSKRVKTVNKKKRRLLTV, translated from the exons ATGGAGGACAAGGACCACTACCGCTTTGAGAATGAGATGGACACCAGCGTGCTGTGGCTCAAAG AGACTCCGCCTCCTGCCCCGGGCCCAGGCCCGTCCAGGCTCCGGTTCTGGATGGTTCCTGCTCTGATGGCTGGCGTCCTCCTGGTTCTCATCGTGGTTCTAGGAGTCTACA ACAGTAAGACGTCTGGCCGCCTGGCGTCCACAGAGGGGCGGGTATCAAACCTGACCGCCAGCGTCCAATCACTGAACGCCTCTCTGCAGCACGCTAACG AGGCCATTAAGGAACTTCATCGGCTGCAGTTCTCTGTGCAGAACCACGGCGAGCAGCTGACTGCAG TGTCCGAGGCGCTGAAGCACCTGTCGGCGGTGGACTCCCTGAGCCGGAGCGTGGCTGAACTCAGATGTTCCCTCAACAGGCTCAGCAATAATG GTTCTGCAGAGGACGAGTGCTGTTCTCTTGGCTGGACTCAGTTCGGTTCCAGCTGTTACTTCTTCAGCCGCGTCTCTCTGAACTGGAACGAGTCCAAAGTCTGGTGTGAGAAGCAGAACGCTCACCTGGTCATCATCATCACCGACAAGGAGTGG GACTTTGTGACCAAAACGTCCATTCCTGATTGGTACTGGGTCGGCTTGTCTGATGGAAGGACGGGGAAGTGGGAGTGGGTGAACCACACCCCCTACACAGTAGAGCACAG GCGCTGGAGACCTGGCCAGCCCGACAACTGGGTGGTCCCGGTGTTGGGGAGTGAAGACTGCGCTCACCTGTACGCCGACGGGCTGCTGAACGACCTGCACTGC TGCAGAAGATGCGCTTCATCTGCCAGAGACACGCCTGACACAGGCTCCGCCCACAAGCCGCCCCAACGTCGCCAGGCGGACGACCAGCTGCATCAACGAATCAGGAAAACTTTCCACTTGAGTGTAAACCAGCAAAGGTTCTCTGGGCCTCGGACTGGCATTGAACCGGTTCTGGTCAGGTTCTGCTTTGATGTTAAAGGAAAATCTAGTTCTGACAGTAAACGGGTCAAAaccgtaaataaaaaaaaaagacgtcttCTGACGGTCTGA